The Anser cygnoides isolate HZ-2024a breed goose chromosome 4, Taihu_goose_T2T_genome, whole genome shotgun sequence region ACCAAATTTGACAGAGACTTGTACCTCGAAGACAGTACTACAACTACCCACAGAAAAGCAGGTGGGCAAATATGGTGCAAAAAACCTGCACGGAGAAACCTTGACTGGTCTTTCAGAGACAAACTTACTGAAAAAGCAAGATTCATTATTCACGCAGCGACAATGTCATGTAAAACTACAAGACTGGCTTTAATGTTTGAGTTacacagaaattttgaaaaaatcaaATCTATAAATCATActactttaactttttttttaatttcacatgcCACCAATgccaatttttaaaatgacataaatatgtaaaaccatttaaaaataatgagaggCTGACACACAACAGATTTACTTTTTCACAGGTTAAAGCAAATTTGATgcagcaatatatttttaacatcacTGTGAAATATTACCAAATTATGTTAGCAAAAACTtgaaaagaattaagaaaagcTATGCAAAAGCAAACCTTCtaaactgtgtgtgtgtgtgtgtgcgcctGTCATTTACGTGTGCCAATCCTTTCTAAAGTAACTCCAGTTCACCCATTTCacaacaaaagtatttttgtaagtATACCATGAAGAGCTCACCATGGCCACGGATAATCTTTCTTCCCAAAATCATCATCTGTCAAAGGAGATGACACCAGGAAAAGGCTGTCCTTTGCCCACTTCTGGATACATACCAGGTGAAATATACAAAAGCATCCACAACAGCTCCAGACCTAAAGAGCAGATGTAagtgccatttttttttacattagcttttttttcctgtttcaattGCTGAAAAATCTATACCATCTAGAAAAATACAAGCTTGctattttcccattaaaaaaaaaaaaacaggttccCAAAGACAAATTCTACCTATTGTTACTTCAGATTAATACAGACATTTTACTGCTACAGACTCATATCCACattcctttcttcctgctgctATGGGAAGTTTTCATCAAAGCTTATGGAACCCAAAGTattcatataatcatagaaatGCTGATTTAAACACACCAGTGCAATCTCCTGCCCAAAGTGTGATTACTGCCAACTTAGCAATTGTCTGACTTAGGGACCTGGAGGCCCTTTACAGATGGGGACTCCATAATCACCACAGGCAACCTGTCTGTGTGTCATACCTCGTCTACAATCTGTACCTCTCAAGCCTCAGATTGTGTCATTGCCCCCTTATTATACCTTCTGTCACCACATAAAAGACTGGCTTTAGCCATCTTCACAACTCCCAAGTAGACAGAGGATGCAATCATATCATTCCTTAGCCTCCTCCCtgccagactaaacaacccgagctctccctctgcctctctccctgTCACATGCTCTAGGTCCCTAGACGTCTAGATAGGGAAAGTACTAAACATTTTCCCCTTTCAAGGTTCAGCAGTTACCTAAAAATGTTAATAGTTTGTTTTGTAACCTCTTAAAGACTGCAGTGAAATGCTTACAGCTTGGTTCCTTTTAACGGAAGCAATGCAGATCAGACATGTCATAGCTCCTGACTGAAATGCTTCGTTCACGTACTGTCTTGTACGTTCAAGTTCACTTGCATCTCCatctttaacagaaaaagatttttaaagcaatcaGTAATCTTTGATCTGCTATTCTTTACATGCTGAgactgtaaaattatttttctctgaactgAGGCCAGTCACATGTTACTACAAAACCGCATTATTAGAAGCGCTTAAGACAGTTTCACAACTATACCATTGATTCTGCTGACCAAGGCAAGAAGCACAACCAGCGTTTACTGCtcagaacaaatattttcaatacaAGAAGTAAATCAGAACAAAGTACTTTCTCTCATATTATGGAAAAACTCTAGTATGTTACCAATAAAATAACCTTGGTTATGCTTTAGTACCCAAATAAAAGTCATTATATGAAAAAAGTTTACCGGTTTGATTAGTGTATATGGTAAATGTTTTTGCCAAAATCTTTCCTTGTTTTACTTCAGCATCTTCATCGTCATCTTCCGATGAGGAACTAAACTGGTCTTCAACCAGCTTTTTTGCTGCAGCCTGATTagctttcttaatttcatcAAACTTCCTCTGCGAAGATAGTTCTATTTAAAAGAATAGATTAATGATGATTAATATTACGGCGGTTAATCACAACACCATGTTTGGTTCTACATGCTTTCAaccattcttttctttaaagagtttccttattttatgtttttaagggCACTATTTTGATACACTTCCAGTACCACACAAGAACATATcaactgcattttcttcttcactggGCATGATCCATAAAGCCCACAACAGCTGTTATCATCGGTCAGTTACTTCTGACATCCAACCAAAAGTACTAAGTCCATTTATAAAGCTGCTTTACTAAAAGCATACTTAAAAAACATTAGTAgcacaacaataacaaaaaaaaaaaggcaaacacaaCTGTTATGGCAtaaggcaaaaataaacaaataaaatcaggCAGTTCTTCACAGTAGTAACTGTTACCATTTGCTACAGCTACCTTTCCCGGcatctggtattttttttaaattaagacttCTGTTGTCCTCCCTCCCAACAAGTCTTTACTGCAGTAGCGGGCTCATCCCGTTTCTTCATCTGCCAACATCAGAAGTTACAGGGGGCACCCACTCACCGCCGGCCCCCTCGCCGCCGCTCGCCGCAGCCGGAGCGCAGGCACCGCCGCGGCCCTTGGGGGCCGGGGGCCTCGCAGCCGCCCCGCTGCGGCCGGAGAGCCCGTCCCCGGGCCTggcgcggccccggccgcggccgcccTGCCGCCAGGCCGCCTCCATCGCTCTCCCCCCGCCggccggggcagcgcggggctcCCTCACGGCCGCCTCCCGTCCCgccgctgcctcctgcctcgCCGGCCGGAAGCGGCGGTGGAGGCTGAGGCTGGGAGGCCGGGCTGCTCCCGCCTACAACTCCCAGCGCTCCCCGCGCAGCAGCGAGGCGGGGGGAGTCCGGACGGGGCGGAGGACTACAGCACCCAGCGTGCaccgcggcgcggccccgctcgGGCAGCTGAGGGGGCGGGCGCCAGGCTGGTGCCTCGTGGCGCTTCCAGGGGGAAGGGGTGTGAAAACCAGGACGTTAGGGCAAACCCTCCTGAGGAGCTGAGGTGTGGAAGGGTGGCCTGCCCTAGCCAAGCCTGCTCCTTGTGAAGGTCCACAGGGAGCCTGTCCGACACTGTTGATAACCAGAAAGCTGCTCCCTAGTGCCCCACTTTCTTAGCTCTTTAGTGGTTGAATTTCTTCTTGGCTGTCACTCCGGCCACAGAAAATGGCTTCGGCTCTTCTGGCAGCCTCCTCTGTAGTGTGAGGCTGTGATACACATTTCATACgctctttttcaaaatacatgaGCTTCACAAATCAGCTTTTAAGCATATGTTGAAACTTAAGTTAATACCCAGAAGGTTTTACTGCACAGAAATACCTACTGAATAAACTCTATGCATCCAAAAACGTTCTGGCAAATATGtgcaaattgaaataaaattttaatttgattgaCAGTTCCCTATAGCACTTATTTTGTCTTACTCTGCCAGGAGGAAACTctacctttatttatttattgtttcagCAAATACATATTCTTACAAGTTTAACAATACAGGATTTCACATAATAAAGAGCctgaaaatacaaagtaaagTGCTGCAGGTCAGGTCaatcctgtttttctgttttatttcaaatttgttttaaataaaagaatttttattctCAAGAAAGTGGCAGTTAGTGACTACAACTCATGTCACAGACTGAAGgataaatagaagaaaaaatgtgaacagatctctgtatttattcattaaaagTCAGTATATTATAACAGAATTAACTCAGTAACATTTCTCTAATACAAAATCCTAAAAGGTGAAAAGTGCTTCTTAAGTGCCTAGGAAAATATGACACAGCCCTACAGGATGCTGCTGCCATACAGATTGCGAGTTATATTAAAGACCTGAATTGTAAGAATGCTGATTGCAAAGTCCAATGTACAAAATGCAGTAAATGCCAGCATAATTCTTGCTCTTTTACGTACTGatagttttaattaaatgcatACCCATTCGCTTCACCAGCACATTGTGCCATGTGCCATTCAAAGTGAATGAACAGCCATCCCATATGTACATTTATCCTTGTTGTTCCTTATATTCTATGCATTAATTACTTCATAACATTTAATCTGTGAAATCCGTTATATAACTCTCTCGTTGAGAAACTCATcaacattataaaaaaaaatcagaaatgaatgcACTTTGCAAAAGACAAATTTTCCACACTTTCACAAAAGATCCAGTTCATAGTATCTCCATCTTGCTAGagacaaaaatggaaatatagAGGTATTATCAAGTACCTGTAATTTTTACATACGTATTTTTTAAGACTGGGAATCCAATTGCCATCCAATTGGCCAAGATATCTAAATGCTCTAAATACAGAATTATGTATTCTCTCTGTGCACTCCCTTTCTTCACTCCCTGTCATCAAACTTATTCAGCATTAAATGGCTATGATCAAAATCTACTGAAAACACCTAGCCAAGTCTGAGATGACAACTAATATAACcaattttgcaaatgaaaagagacataaattaggaaaagaaagaaaaagaaaaaaaaaaaagaaaatgccttttaaaCCAGTTGAAAACTTACCTGACTTGTGAAACAATAGATTTTACTATCTCTAGTAGTGattaagaacagaagaaagaaaatcattgtaaatgaaatacaaacacCCTATTTAGTCCCTGTATTCTTCCCCTAACAGTAGCTACAAAAGACGCTGTAGGGAGAGTTTGACCTCTTTCTGTCATCTCTTCCCTTGCACTCTGCCAGCATCCACAACTGTTATATTAGTCAAAAATTTTTAAGCACAGATCTTAAAGAAATGGTAGTCCATGCTCAGCAGCCATGTGATTACATGGAGCAGAACAGCCTTCAATATTATATATTCGTTATTATTGTGGAAAAGAACCACCAGATATCCTGCCATCCTTTTGTCTCATATTGATACATAAAAATGATCAAATTTCCTTCCCTCCGTGCTCCAGTCTTTACCTGTGATATCCCAAAAAAAGCACCATTATAAAACTGCCCACTAACATCTCAAGAAATCAGCTGACGTGGACCCAGTGAAGTCGTAATATTTTCCAACCTTCAATACTTGCATCTGCCTTGTAGATATAcctatttttttatgtattctTCTGTATTTATCTTATGTtaatcaataaatatttaaatgtttgtttataCACAAATGTATTATCATGATTCATGCCTATATTTACTTCAAATAATTAATACAATTGTTACCAaacttttccctccttccttgcATAAATGgacatgaagaaattatttttaaatggtcagCAAAACCTTCCCTATTCATGCACAGATAGAATGCATTTGCTGTACAGTGGTATTGTGTAAAGAGGAAGGTGTTATGTTCCATCCCcattcttgtttcttctttttctttcctaaaccTGACGCATATGTGTTGCTTGTAGGGAATTAGTGACATTACTTCAACAAATCATTTTTCATAAGCAATAGTCAGGTCCTACAAGATTAGAAATGAATGTATTCAGCCCCATTCAAGATTGACCCTAAGTCTTACAGGCAACCTCtagatttttattctgcttttgatGCTCCAGGTTTATCTGCAGATGGATCTAGTTCTTCCAAGTCTGCAAATTCTTGCTCTATAACTGGCTTCAATATTTTCTCGATTTGTGTAagtcttttcttcagtttctgttgTGCAGCATCGTACTCAGCCAACAACCTGGCAAACTTTGTTTGTAATCTGTCCATTGATCCTTCTATGTAAGCAACCTTCTCTTCCAGATCTTTAGGATCGCTTCCTAAATTTGCAAGTTCAATGTCCAGCAAACCATCTTTCATTAGGAtttgcttgcctttttcttctagCATTGCCTTTGCATCTGGATACTCTGTTAAAGCCTCCATGAGATCATCTTTCGacaaacagaacaaatctgAGTATCCAATACTTCTAATATTGGCTGTTCTTCGATTGCCAGCTTTGCTACCTTTGATATTAAGAATGCTGATTTCTCCAAAATAGCTGCCGTCACTTAGGACCACAAATTGTGTAACTCCATCATCAGCAACTACTGCAAGTTTGCCTTCTTTGATAATGTACATTTCTCGTCCGATATCTCCTTTTCTGCAAATATAATCCCCAGGACTGTAAACTTGTGGCTGGAGTTTCAAAACTAGTTCAACCAGCAGACCAGCTTCACAGTCTGCAAAAATCCGAACCTTTTTTAGTGTTTCAAGGTGAACGTTGATTGCAATCTCTGCTCTTAGTTTGTCTGGCAGGTACTTCAAGACTTCCCTTTCATCCACAGCCTTTTTGTTTGTCCACAGATAGTCAAACCACTTTATAACccttttttccatgtctttacTTACGTTCCGAAAGTGCATATACTGCTTGATAGCATCAATCTTTGCTTGAAACTCTGCCCTGGCAGCATTCATGTTGGAGATCATAGAACCGACGTTACCAACAATGGTAGCAAAAATCAATACTCCAACCAAGAAGTCAACAACCACAAAGAAATACTCAGAATCCCTTACAGGAGGGGGCGTTTCACCAATAGTAGTCAGGGTCAGTGTTGACCAGTAGAGACTATAGACGTACTTTCTAACCAGACGGGCAAATTCAGGATGGGAAGTGTTGGGGTAGACCCACGTGTCAGCCCCAAATCCAATAGCCTTTGAGATCGAGTAGTACACACAGGCATTCCAGTGAATAATAATCACGATGTACATGACAAGGTTAGAGATCCTGAAGATATTTGGGTAGTTTGTCCTTGTTTCTGTTCTCTGGAAGAATTCAAACATCCGAGCTACTCTGAGTAGTCGATTTATTCTTAGTTCTGGGTAATTCAGTCCTACTTTAAAGTATAACAGGTCAGTTGGTATGATTGACAGAAAATCTAATTTGAATTGTAAGGAACTCTTATATTTCTCTCTAagcttttgttcttctttcaCCAGAAGACCTTGCTCCAGGTAACCTAAAATCAAATtgtaagtattaaaaaatgtttcaatttcAACCATATTGTGTTTAATGTCAATCCAAATTTACTTTGAACAATATATTTGGTGCAAGTTCCAGATAGTACATaggttttcatattttttcaagcAATTTCATACATCCAAGTATTCAACTTAGTGCCATGTGGTTCAACTCTAGCTAAACTATACAGCTTTGAAAATTATACATTTCTAACTCTGACTCTTGTCCCTCCACTGTTCCACTATCTGATGAAcaactagaaataaaataaaataaaataaaataaaataaaataaaataaaataaaataaaataaaataaaataaaataaaataaaataaaataaaataaaataaaatatgctacAGAAAGGGTGGTTAATGAAGGGAAAGAGTTTGAGCATGGGACTTTCAATACTATATTGAAGGCATCTAGCTCTAGGTGTAGGataagcttttaaaagaaatagttGCAGCTGAAGTTACTTGGGTGTCTTACTTGTTCAATGGTCTTGAAAATCAAGCAAACATCTGAGGCTTCTTAGATACAGAATCCAGATTTAGGTACTAATTTTTCCAAACTCCTGATCCTGACCTGGGCTCattgtgtgtttattttgtcTTGTTCATGCAGTTCCAGGCAGAACAGCTTGTATATAGCTTACCACATGCCTAGCTTACCTTGCAATCTTTATGTAATCCTGGAATAATACACTCAggattttctcttgtttttacaGGTCACTGTAGTCTTTCTGTGACTATAAACTCAGAGATTTAttttgatggtttttttttttttcaaaattgcaCATAATTGAGAGTATCCAGCTAATAAGTAttgttcttctgatttttttttaacaacctgataaaaatatatgaataggAATAATTAGTCAATAAGTATACTTACCTGTTCTTGTCCGTACAAACATGTCAGCAATATAGATGATGTCAGAAATATAATCAACAATAAACCATACCACTAAGTAGTCATTCTGAAGCTCATCAAAACAGGCTCTGAATAGGAATGGAAAAAGTAAGGtaccatgaaaagaaaatgaaatacttgcATGAAATCATTGGTGAATGAAGTAATTTTTCTATCAGGTATATTACATTTTGTCAGAAGTTTTATTAAAAGAGAACCTCACCTAGCAATAATCATCGTCCAGTTGTACATGACGGGCATTGTGATGCAAAACAACCAGTTGTAATACATATTTCCTGCTGGATcaataatgaaaatatctttcttcttcctgagtgataggcaagaagaaaagagatttaaGTAGAGTCTTAAAATACACATAACAAATTTTGAGGAACAAAGCATTCCAGAAAttattattgtaaaaaaaaaaaaaaaagcttccttgCTTGAATGCAAGCTGATTGTTGGATGTGACACGTGACATTGAGTTGCAAAGTGTAGGATCTAGATTTTGCTAAGAAAACTCAACTTAGCAGTCCCACTTTACTTTATAGGGGCACATGTGGTCTCAACCttctttaattaatttgttttctaccAAACTGTCTCGTCTGATAACTGATTTGATTGtctctcaaaaaataaaacgGTTATGCAAATATGAATGCTTTAATAAGTGACACAAACCATGCCTTCCTCTATGTGTAATGTCTGTCTGAGCAACACCTAGCATAGTTTATCAGCATAGTTTACATACAGAAACCAAAGAACATGAAATCAAACAACACAAGTTACTACTTCACTATTTTAAGTTTCTCTTCATTGGACAGATAATTATGAATCTTCTAAGCATAACACAAAAGGTAAAGCAAGAGCTTTTAGATCACAGAAGAGTTTATTTGCTTGTAGGTGCCCTTATGTGCAGAAGAGCTTCTGTTAGTGGCTCATTTTTTGCTGCAGAGTACTATCCAAAATATATTGGATAATCAGAATCCACAGGAgatttttcttgatttatttttttagatcaATTCCATGCATGCATACATGTTCTTATTCTATTTTCTACATATAAAGATAAATCAGAACAACTCTACTCCAGGGAGAACAGCAGTCAGTAACTGATTCACTAGAGAATAAGCATCTTGTCTACATAATGTCCATGACTGGATTCAGTTTTACatcaaaagtaattttattacaCTAAAGTATCAGgacataaatgaaaaatacttactcttcattcttttccttcttcttggacttatctttatttttgtttttttccttcttttccttgttcttctgtgtttctccatcctttttattttctgacttgCTACGAAATagatttacattttcagttgttACAGGCTAAGTTACagcatatttggaaaaaaattaaatgccttAGAGGTAgtattagtagtagtagttgTTGTCttacctcttcttttcttttttctttttcttctctctatggaaaaggaaaatacagtagGCTCATGGGATGcagttattttttccacatttatttattagaatCATCTGAGTTCAGTAAGGATAACACATTATACTTTGCTGTTTGGcttgaaaaactgttttgcttaTTCACACAGAACtacttttcatttcaattaaTAGATATACTAGCAACAGCTTTGGTGTTGGGAATGATCATCATATGTGATGTGTGTAAGTACAAATGTACGTGCAATCTCCTTTGGAGTTACTTGCATGACATAACCACTTATAAGGAAATGATTTGATGCAGATCGTTCCTTTACATTGCTGCTTAAGCAACTAGCATTGCAGTACTCTAATTTTATGAAATTGCAAAGGTACTTACTCATCTTTATTACTATTGTTGTTAATGTTGTAGTGTGCAAATGCACCAGGTAGATGTCGCTGCCTAGGGAACAGCAAAACAACACAGTTACACGATACctgctgaaatacaaaaaaaaatatttcttctaaattgTCACAGACTGTTTCTCACCCTTTTAATCAGGGGCTAAGTTATCTACATAAATGGAAAGGATTAAAATACcttaaatatttacaataaaCAATATATCACAAtcttataaaattaatttattaatagaGGGTGAAGAAAATTAGATGAAGGCAAGTTATCTGTGCTTCCCATgcaaattattaaagaaaataaaaaaatacaaagagatgCATAATgataaaatagaatagaataaaacaaATCCGACATAACCTGTTTTCGCCTTTGTCCATCAGTCCAGGGTCCTCACTGGTGTCTTGCACTACCACACTGGGAATAATGGTATGGGAGTGATGGGTCTCAATCACTCCTACCTTCATGGTCAAATCTGTCTGAGCTTGGGTAAGAGAGGAAaactaatttcagaaaaaatcaTGACATTTCAAAACTAGCAGAACACATCTTTTTCCCACTGAAGTCCTTTACTTCCTTGCTTCCCCCAAAACCAACAACAGTATTCCCATGACATTCCCACCAGACAAGAAAGGGCACTGTGGGTGCTGCAGTGCGCTGAGTGACCAGGTAACTGCTGATGAAGAGAACACTCAACACATCTTCCTCTTAGAGAACGCATTAATTTAGGTCTTTCTCCTGATCAcatacactggaaaaaaaaataggaaattgtGTTCAAAGCCTCTGTCACTGTTTCCTTTGAACTAAAGGCTCAAAAGTTGCTTCATGGGGATGGACAAATAGATTCATGCACAGGTGACATCCTGAAAACCAGGCATGAGGAACGTTGTTTGGATGTCCAAAGAAATTTCAGTACGTCTGAGGGAGTTATGCTTTGATGAGAGAGAGCAGCAGTAACCACCGTAACCAGGAAGTTAGAGGCTCCTTTCATATAGAGAAGATAGGATACAAACACCTTAAATAGAAATGCTAGGGCCTGTTCATGTCTTTGTTCAtctcaatattaaaaaaataaattgaagatgTCGTAGTGCACATAACTAAGACAGTACATTCTTCAGTGCACAAACTTTTCAGCATTGGAGTAATTAacttctgctctgcctttccaCCACTATTCTTACAATTTTGTCAGTTATATCTCAATATCGATGAGACTGCCAACTGTTTGGGCATCAGTCGTGGGATAGAAGTGATCTGTTTTTGACAGGGCCTTTTAGCTaggatttaaaaatagatgCTATCCACAATATCCTTGTCTATATGAAATTAGAGTATAGATTATCTGTTCCACTGGTGTATGAAGTCAAGTGCCATAGCATGAACCAGTCTTAAAGAAAGTACTTCTATCTGTAGTCAAGCACAATGCAAAGGAGAAGTAGGATGATGCAGCTGCAACATTACTGACAGATTTACCTGCCTTTCTTTATTAGTCAATGAaactaaaaaatattcttataaaAGAAATAGGAGAGGAAACCCATGCTTCCAGCAGTCATAAGACATGAATGGTACCTGGTACAAACAACAGTACAGCAACATTCATTATTCTACAAAACAGAAAGACGCACATAGAAGGTTAAGTTGTGTTCTTTCAAGAATAGTCCTAAATGTCATCCAGCATTGTTGTTCAGTCTTTAAATGCTTAATAGCAAGAATCACGTCTAAGATGTCACGTAAAAAGACATAGCAAATGTTAGGTTAGATTCACCATTGCACTAAAAGCTGTAATAGGGTTTTTCTCCAAGGATAAATTGTATTTGAATGTGTGGAGACCGAAAGTACACCGCGTTGAATTAAGCAGCTTTATATCTGCTTACAGGTGCTCTGAAAGCTCTGCTAAAGCTGGCACACAAAGTCCCACCCTGATTTGACCTATATCCTCCACAGGGCCACAGCGGAGACCACAGAGCTCACAAATAACGGTGTAAAATAAAGCTATGCCCAACCACTTCCAGTCACTCAGCaccaaacaaatacaaaaatactcATCTCAAGACAAATCATGCCTCCATCAGCAAACTCTAAATCAGTCCACATTAGCACTCCTAGTACCAGCTTTTCTACATAGAaacttgtttttcatgtttatcttcgcaaaagaggggaaaaaaaaaaaaaagaaaagaaaaaaaaggactttatGTTATCTAGACATACGGATTTGTCTACAAGTTAGAGgttaaagacaaaaagaagtGTGGTAAAATAGGACGTGTGGTAAAATAGGACATGTAGAAAAATCCACCCCCACCCAGAGTACTTAGCCTGGAGTTTGGGCAGAAATCTCTATCCTGTACATTCCCCTGTTCTTCAGATAAATAGtaatttctgaacatttttgcaaataaaaagatTCCTCTGGCTCCATTAGTATCTAATTGAAACAAAAGCACCGTGGGGTGCTTTGTATTCTGCCAAAGCACAGGACTTGCTGGGAAAGTGGAGCTGCCATTTGGGGCAGGACAGATTTCATCTTATCAAGGCACTGGAAGCACTAAGAGGGCATTAAGTATGCTGCCCCAGGTTGTCTCTCTTGTCATTCAGTCAGGATACATAGcacaaaaatatcttcaaattCCATTAGCAACAAAGCATGTTGCTTGGTGTTTTGAGATTCTTGAGTCTAAGACACAGAAATGATGATGCAGCATGTGGCCAATGCAAATTGTACGGACACAATAATTACTCCCATCCTGGGGACCGCAGTCACTGCGTTACAGCATTTGTGTGACAAAACCCTGGCACTATGAACAGCAGACATTTTCCTGTTAAACTCACTGGGCCCAGAATTTCCCTTAAAGCATTTCTGATCTGATTGCATTATgagatttttcaaacaaattatGTCAGACTATTTTCACTAAGTTGTATCACCACCATGTTTCCTCTTCTgttgaaacacattttttcttaaactgatATGTTGTCACAACTGGTCACACCGATTTTATGCCAGTAGTCTAATGCTCAATGTCACATTATGGTATTTAGATATTAAGTTTGAAAGGTAATACAAATAAATGCACGCTTTGCAagtattttagatttttattgaATTGTGTTTACTGTATCATCACcaatagttttcttttcctatattGGATTTTGAAATGTGACTACTACAGCAAACAACTAAGTTTTCAAACCTCGTCACCTAAAAATTGACTATATTAATTACCGTGCATCAAAATCTTCAGGGCtgcaagaaaatgaa contains the following coding sequences:
- the CNGA1 gene encoding cyclic nucleotide-gated channel alpha-1; protein product: MKVGVIETHHSHTIIPSVVVQDTSEDPGLMDKGENRFPRQRHLPGAFAHYNINNNSNKDEEKKKKKEKKSKSENKKDGETQKNKEKKEKNKNKDKSKKKEKNEEKKKDIFIIDPAGNMYYNWLFCITMPVMYNWTMIIARACFDELQNDYLVVWFIVDYISDIIYIADMFVRTRTGYLEQGLLVKEEQKLREKYKSSLQFKLDFLSIIPTDLLYFKVGLNYPELRINRLLRVARMFEFFQRTETRTNYPNIFRISNLVMYIVIIIHWNACVYYSISKAIGFGADTWVYPNTSHPEFARLVRKYVYSLYWSTLTLTTIGETPPPVRDSEYFFVVVDFLVGVLIFATIVGNVGSMISNMNAARAEFQAKIDAIKQYMHFRNVSKDMEKRVIKWFDYLWTNKKAVDEREVLKYLPDKLRAEIAINVHLETLKKVRIFADCEAGLLVELVLKLQPQVYSPGDYICRKGDIGREMYIIKEGKLAVVADDGVTQFVVLSDGSYFGEISILNIKGSKAGNRRTANIRSIGYSDLFCLSKDDLMEALTEYPDAKAMLEEKGKQILMKDGLLDIELANLGSDPKDLEEKVAYIEGSMDRLQTKFARLLAEYDAAQQKLKKRLTQIEKILKPVIEQEFADLEELDPSADKPGASKAE